Below is a window of Mycoplasmopsis anatis DNA.
ACATCATAACCATCATGTCTTGCTAAATAAGTACTTACAGCAGCTTCAATAAGTGAGGCTGTATTACTTCCATCTTTAACCGGGATTCTAATTTTTTTAATTTTAGTATTTAATATTGTATATGTAAGAATTTGAGTTCCGAGTCTATCAAGAGAATTTTGTTCGTTTTTTTCAACCAATTCAATAACAAGTTGAATTTGGCACTTCGAAGCAACTGAACGAATTCCATATGTATATTTCACGTCTATAATTCCGATTCCACGAACTTCTAGGAAATTTCTAGTAATCTCTGGACTTCTTCCATAAACTACTCCACCAATATTTTTAATTAGAACAGCATCATCAGAAATAAATATATTACCTTTTTGAATCAAATCAAGTGTGGCTTCAGACTTTCCTAAACCTGATTGACCGATGATTAAAACTCCTATACCACCTACCTGAACTAAACATCCATGAATTTGTGTTTCTTCGGCAAAAAAACTATTTAATTGTGAACCTATTGTTGTCGTAATTGTTGAATTTGAATGATTTGTCACACAAACAGGAATTTTAAATTCATTAGCTGAATCAACTATTCAAGGTATAACATCAGGACTTACACCTTTTGAAAGTATTATTAGAGGAGGGGTATGTTTAAAGACAGATCTTAGTGCTTCACAAGTTTTTTCTTTGCCAATTGATAAAAATCATTTACTTTCTGTGGTTCCCCATGAAATAATATTGTTTTGGATATATGGATGATCGATAAATTGAGCTAGTTCAAGACCAACTCTTTTAATCGCTGGTGCTTTAACATCTAAAAAATTTGGATTTGACTCAAAATTAATCACATCTAAATTGTACATATCAACTATTTTTTTAGAGTTTATGCTTTTCCCAATTCTTTTTTGGTTAGTATTTGTGCTGTTCATTTCTTCCTTTTTTATTTTAATATTTATTATTATATTGAATTATTTTTCTTTTAATAACATTTGTTTAAGGAACATACCTGTATAGCTATTAGGATTTTGAGCAACTTGTTCAGGAGTTCCTGAAGCTACTACTTGACCACCGTTGATTCCACCATCAGGACCTAAATCAATGATATGATCAGCAGACTTAATAATATCAAGATTGTGTTCAATTACCACAACTGAGTCTCCATTATCAACAATTCTATTTAATATCTTAAGTAATTTATAAACATCATGGGTATGTAAACCAGTGGTAGGCTCATCTAAAACATAAATAGTTTTACCGGTAGGTTTCTTTTGTAAATATAGAGCTAGTTTAATTCTTTGTGCTTCGCCACCACTTAATGTGGTTGAGCTTTGTCCTAATTTAATATATCCAAGCCCTACATCATACATAATTTGTAAAATCTCTTTAATCTTTGCCTTATTGTCAAAAACCTGAAGTGCTTCTTCAACGGTCAAATTTAAAATTTCTGCGATATTTAATCCATGATATCTAATTTCAAGGGTTTCTTGTTTAAATCTAGTACCTTCGCAATCATCACAAGGGGTATAAACATCAGGTAAGAAATGCATTTCAATTTTAATGTAGCCTTCACCAGAACATTTTTCACAGCGTCCACCAGGAACGTTAAAACTAAATTGAGACTTAGTATAACCTCTAGCTCTTGATTCTTCAACATTACTAAAAATGTCTCTAATTAAGTCAAATACTCCTACATATGTTGCTGGATTTGATCTTGGAGTTCTACCAATTGGCGACTGTGAAACTGAAATTAATTTATCAATATTAAATAAACCATTTATTGATTTAAATTTAGCTTTCTTAATATATTCGGTATTTGCTTTACTAATTGCACTTTGTACACCGTTGACTAGAATGTCATTAATTAATGTAGATTTACCTGAACCAGAAACACCAGTAACACACACAAATTTACCGAGCGGGATATTTACATCTATATCTTTGAGATTATTTTCTTTTGCTCCTTTAATTGTTACAACTTTACCATTTCCGCTTCTTCTAGTTTTTGGAATTGGTATAAATTTTTCACCTGAGAGATATTGACCAGTAATTGATTCTTTTACTTTAGAAATTTCACTAACACTACCTTGAGCAACAACTCTTCCACCATGTACTCCAGCTTCTGGTCCAATGTCCACGATATAATCAGCTGAAAAAATAGTTTCTTCATCATGCTCTACAACAATTAATGAATTCCCTAAGTCAACCATTTCTTTAAGAGCTTTGATTAATTTTTGGTTATCTTTTTGATGAAGACCAATTGACGGTTCATCAAGTACATAAAGCACTCCTGAAAGTTTTGAACCAATTTGAGTAGCTAGTCTAATTCTTTGAGCCTCACCACCACTTAAAGTTTCTGCATTTCTATCAAGAGTTAAATAATCCAAACCTACATTTTTTAGAAAACTAAGTCTTGAATTTATTTCACTTAAAATTAAGTTTGATATAGCTTGTTCATTTTCATTTAAATTCAATTTTTCAATAAATATTAAACAATCAGAAATTGACATCTGTGTTAGTTCATAAATATTCTTATCATTAATCAATACTGCAAGTGCTTTATCATTAAGTCTTGAACCCTTACATACTGAACAACTAAAAGTTCCCATATATTTCTTAAGTCAGTCCCTAATTCTTTCACTTGAAGTATCATAGTATTGATTTTCAACTTTAGTTAAAATTCCTTCAATTTGTTTTCTTCTTCTTAAAACATTACCACTTGTAGAAACTAGAGTATATTCAATTTCATCATCAGAACCGTATTTTATAATATCAAGTTGTTCCTTAGTAAACTCTTCAATAGGTTTATTAGTAGGAATATTATAGTGTTTTAATAACACTTCAAACTCCTGTCATTCTAAATTTGTAGTATTTACGGTGTTTTGAAATATTTTGATTGCACCTTGTTCTATTGTTCTTCAAGGTTCTGATACTAAAGCGTCAAAATCTGCTTTAATATCAACCCCTATACCTTTACAATGATGACACATTCCTGATGGAGAGTTAAATGAAAATAATTTTGTTTCAATCTTTGGCATATCAAAGTCTTTATAGATACACGAGTGATTTTTAGAATATAACTTCTCAATATTTTTATCAATATTTTCAACTTTTAAAAGACCATTTGAAATCTTAAATGCTATTTCAATAGCCTGAGTTATTCTTAATTTATTATTTTCATCAACTTTAACTCTATCAACTATTAAATCTATTGTGTGACGTGAATTCTTATCTAAATCAATTTTGTCTTCGAATTTATAGGTAATTCCATTAATTCTTACTCTTATATATCCTTCACTTTTATATCTTTCAAGTAAATTTTTATGAGTTCCTTTTTCATTGTCAACTAATGGTGCATAAATAATTAATTTTTCACCTAAATTTTCTTCAATAACCTTGTTTATTATACTTTTAGATGTTTGAGAAGAAATTAAAATTTTATGTTTTGGACAAAAAGGCTTACCAATTCTTGCGAATAATAATCTAAAGTAATCATAGAGCTCAGTCACAGTTCCAACTGTTGAACGTGGATTATTGTGAGTTGTTTTTTGTTCTATTGAAATCGAAGGCGAAAGACCTTCGATACTATCTACATCAGGTTTACTAGTTCCACCCAAAAACATTCTAGCATATGAACTAAGAGAGTCAACATATCTTCTTCTGCCCTCTTCGTAAATAGTATTAAATGCTAATGAGCTTTTCCCTGAACCACTTAATCCAGTAAAGACAACTAGTTTGTTTTTGGGAATTGTTAAACTTATATTTTTTAGGTTGTTTTCTCTTGCACCTTTGATAATAATTTCTTGATTTTTCATTATATTTAACTCTCTATATTATTCAGGTAAATTGCAACCACTAAATGGTTCAAATTTAAATGACATTTTTTGAATTTTGTTTAATTCATGTTCACTAAAAATGTTTAATTCGATTAAATTTTTTATGTCTTTAGTTGTACCTACAAGTTCAAGGTAAGTAAACTTCTTATTCATTTCCTCTTCAGTAAAATTTGATTTTTTTCTTTTGATTAGACTAAATAAAGTTTTATGAAATTCCTTTAATGCTTTGGAAGTTTCTTTTAAATTATTGATATTGTTTTTTGTTAGTATATCTCTTTCTTCTTCACTTAAATCTGATACTACAGATAAAATTTTTCTGAGTGCATCGTAAACTGAAGTAACAGTTAAAGTTAAATCGTTTATTATGTCTTTATTTTCTCTAATTTCTTCTACAGAATATCACATATTTCTCCTTAAAAGTTAATTTTTTATAAATATAACTTATATTTTATAACTTTTTATTTAATTTTATTGCTTTTCTAATTCTAGAATAATATCTCTAAGTTCAATAGCTCTTTCATAATCCATCTCTTTGGCTGCTTTATTCATTTCATCTCTAAGTCTTTTAATGGTTTGCTCTTTTGCACTCTTATCACTCTTAGAAAGCTTTTTACTCACTTCTTGTTTATTTATTAGTAAATCAACTGCATTCGCTAATTTCTCATTCATTATTGGTTCACTAATTGGTTTAACAATTGTCTTAGGAGTTATATTGTGCTTTTTGTTGTATTCAATTTGAATTTTTCGTTTTTCTTCATTATCTTCAATTGCTTTTTTCATACTGCGACTAATTTTGTCAGCGTAAAAGATAACTCTACCAGAGGCATTTCTAGCTGCACGACCAGCAATTTGGATTAAACTACGTTCATTCCGCATGAAACTTTCTTTGTCAGCGTCAAGCACTAAAACTAAAGAAACTTCAGGCAAATCTATTCCTTCTCTAAGTAAATTAATCCCAACAACAACGTCAAATATTCCCTTTCTTAACTTTCTTAAGATTTCATTTCTGACAAAAGTGTCATATTCAGAGTGAATATAAGCAGCTTTAATGTTTTTTAGTGTTAAATAACTGCTTAACTCTTCAGCCATTCTTTTGGTGGTAGTCAAAATAATTGTTTTTTCATTTTTGTCTATTTGTTTTTTGATTTCGTCGTGAATGTCTTCAATTAATCCTTCAGTCTTTTTAACTTCAATGATAGGATCTAATAATCCAGTAGGTCTAACATATAAACGAGTTATAACACCTTCTGTTTTGTCCATTTCGTAATCACCAGGTGTAGCCGAAATATAAACTTTTTGAAAATCAAAATCATTTTCAAATTCTTGAAACTTAAGGGGTCTATTCTCAAGAGCGCTTGGTAATCTAAAGCCATATTCCACTAAAGTTTCTTTACGACTTCTATCACCCTTATACATTGCCTCAAGTTGTGGTATCATCATGTGTGATTCATCTATAAAAATTAATGTGTCAGTAGCTAAATAATCAAATAATGTATAAGGTCTTTGACCAAAATCTCTATTATTAAGATACATTGAATAATTTTCTATTCCAGTGCAAAAACCATATTCTTTTAAGTCATCAATGTCATTTTTAACACGTTCCTGAATACGTTGCATCTCCAATAGTTTGCCTTCATTCTTAAACTTTAATACTTGTTTATCTAACTCTTGAAGAATTTTGGGAATGGCTTTTTCAAAAACTTCATTTTGAACTGTATAAGCCTCTCCAGGGTAAATAGTGTGAGTTTTATATCTCTTAATAACATCCTTAGTTAATGGGTCAATATGTAGGATCTCATCAATTTCATCACCAAAAAAATCAACCCTGATTAAAAATTCTTCATTATCACTTGGAGTAATTAAAAATGATTCACCCCTAACCATAAATGAACCTGGTACATGATCAGTTTCATTTCGAGAATATTTGATTCTAATTAGTTTTTTTGCAAATTCATTAAATTCAATTTCCATTCCAACAAAAATATCAAAGAAGCTTTTTTGATACTCTTCTGGGCTTAATGCACCATAAATACTTGAAACTGAGGCAACAACAATAACATCTCTACGACTTAGAAGTGAATTAACTGTGCTCATTCTTAATATTTCAATATCTTGATTTGTTGATGAAGTTTTTTCGATGTAAGTATCTGATTTAGGAATATACGCTTCAGGTCGATAGTAATCAAAGTAACTTACAAAATATTCAACAGCATTTTCAGGAAAAAATCCTTTTAATTCGCTATATAGTTGACTAGCAAGAGTTTTGTTATGAGATAAAACTAGTACAGGACGATCAAAATTTTTAATGACATTGGCAATAGTAAAGGTTTTACCAGAACCGGTAACACCAAGCAAAATTTGATGCTCCATTCCACTTCTTATTCCATCAGTTATTTCTTCGATTGCTTTAGGTTGGTCTCCGCTAGGTGAGTAAGATGAATT
It encodes the following:
- the uvrA gene encoding excinuclease ABC subunit UvrA produces the protein MKNQEIIIKGARENNLKNISLTIPKNKLVVFTGLSGSGKSSLAFNTIYEEGRRRYVDSLSSYARMFLGGTSKPDVDSIEGLSPSISIEQKTTHNNPRSTVGTVTELYDYFRLLFARIGKPFCPKHKILISSQTSKSIINKVIEENLGEKLIIYAPLVDNEKGTHKNLLERYKSEGYIRVRINGITYKFEDKIDLDKNSRHTIDLIVDRVKVDENNKLRITQAIEIAFKISNGLLKVENIDKNIEKLYSKNHSCIYKDFDMPKIETKLFSFNSPSGMCHHCKGIGVDIKADFDALVSEPWRTIEQGAIKIFQNTVNTTNLEWQEFEVLLKHYNIPTNKPIEEFTKEQLDIIKYGSDDEIEYTLVSTSGNVLRRRKQIEGILTKVENQYYDTSSERIRDWLKKYMGTFSCSVCKGSRLNDKALAVLINDKNIYELTQMSISDCLIFIEKLNLNENEQAISNLILSEINSRLSFLKNVGLDYLTLDRNAETLSGGEAQRIRLATQIGSKLSGVLYVLDEPSIGLHQKDNQKLIKALKEMVDLGNSLIVVEHDEETIFSADYIVDIGPEAGVHGGRVVAQGSVSEISKVKESITGQYLSGEKFIPIPKTRRSGNGKVVTIKGAKENNLKDIDVNIPLGKFVCVTGVSGSGKSTLINDILVNGVQSAISKANTEYIKKAKFKSINGLFNIDKLISVSQSPIGRTPRSNPATYVGVFDLIRDIFSNVEESRARGYTKSQFSFNVPGGRCEKCSGEGYIKIEMHFLPDVYTPCDDCEGTRFKQETLEIRYHGLNIAEILNLTVEEALQVFDNKAKIKEILQIMYDVGLGYIKLGQSSTTLSGGEAQRIKLALYLQKKPTGKTIYVLDEPTTGLHTHDVYKLLKILNRIVDNGDSVVVIEHNLDIIKSADHIIDLGPDGGINGGQVVASGTPEQVAQNPNSYTGMFLKQMLLKEK
- the uvrB gene encoding excinuclease ABC subunit UvrB, giving the protein MSIFKLNSSYSPSGDQPKAIEEITDGIRSGMEHQILLGVTGSGKTFTIANVIKNFDRPVLVLSHNKTLASQLYSELKGFFPENAVEYFVSYFDYYRPEAYIPKSDTYIEKTSSTNQDIEILRMSTVNSLLSRRDVIVVASVSSIYGALSPEEYQKSFFDIFVGMEIEFNEFAKKLIRIKYSRNETDHVPGSFMVRGESFLITPSDNEEFLIRVDFFGDEIDEILHIDPLTKDVIKRYKTHTIYPGEAYTVQNEVFEKAIPKILQELDKQVLKFKNEGKLLEMQRIQERVKNDIDDLKEYGFCTGIENYSMYLNNRDFGQRPYTLFDYLATDTLIFIDESHMMIPQLEAMYKGDRSRKETLVEYGFRLPSALENRPLKFQEFENDFDFQKVYISATPGDYEMDKTEGVITRLYVRPTGLLDPIIEVKKTEGLIEDIHDEIKKQIDKNEKTIILTTTKRMAEELSSYLTLKNIKAAYIHSEYDTFVRNEILRKLRKGIFDVVVGINLLREGIDLPEVSLVLVLDADKESFMRNERSLIQIAGRAARNASGRVIFYADKISRSMKKAIEDNEEKRKIQIEYNKKHNITPKTIVKPISEPIMNEKLANAVDLLINKQEVSKKLSKSDKSAKEQTIKRLRDEMNKAAKEMDYERAIELRDIILELEKQ
- the hprK gene encoding HPr(Ser) kinase/phosphatase codes for the protein MNSTNTNQKRIGKSINSKKIVDMYNLDVINFESNPNFLDVKAPAIKRVGLELAQFIDHPYIQNNIISWGTTESKWFLSIGKEKTCEALRSVFKHTPPLIILSKGVSPDVIPWIVDSANEFKIPVCVTNHSNSTITTTIGSQLNSFFAEETQIHGCLVQVGGIGVLIIGQSGLGKSEATLDLIQKGNIFISDDAVLIKNIGGVVYGRSPEITRNFLEVRGIGIIDVKYTYGIRSVASKCQIQLVIELVEKNEQNSLDRLGTQILTYTILNTKIKKIRIPVKDGSNTASLIEAAVSTYLARHDGYDVIKTIESRREN